The sequence below is a genomic window from Desulfuromonas sp..
AGCCCCCGGCAAGGGAGCGGTTTCTTTGGTTCGTTTCTTTATCGCTCAATAAAGAAATGAACCCGGCTGCCGGGCCGGGACCCGGCGGTTCTTCTTGTCTTCTGTCTACAGGGGGACACTTCCCTGAGATTCGGGTAGTGTCCCGACTTAACTTAAGTACAGGTAGTGCCCCTGGTTACCAGCACAGTGTGGGCGCATGCACACGAATTTGCCAGCAAAGGAGCAACGCTTCAACTTCTAACCTAGGCCGGCTCAAGTCCGGCAAACTTGAGGAGGAGTTTTTTCGGACCGATGCGTTGAAAATAGACGATCACCTTCTGGTTGTCCCCCTGCACCTCGATCCGCCGGACAACGCCGACACCGAACTTGACATGGCGAACGTTCATGCCGATCCGCAGCCCCTCTTCTGCATCCGGAACAACCCGGACATCATCAACAAAATCGTCCGGCTCATCTATTGCCACTTGCTCGCCGATTGATTCGAATACCGAGGCGAGGTTGTTGCTGGCCGCATGCTGCATCCCATCGGCCGCCGGCTTCTGCAGATGCGTGCGCGGAATGTCGGCAAGAAAAACCGACGGCGGATTATACTGGTAGGATCCGTAGATTCGACGGCGGCGGGCATGGGTCAGATAGAGCTTGTCCATCGCCCGGGTCATGCCGACGTAACAGAGTCGCCGTTCCTCTTCGAACTCATCACCGCCGTATCCGGCCCTTGAATGTGGAAAAATCCCCTCTTCCATTCCGGCCATGAATACGACCGGAAACTCGAGCCCTTTGGCGGCATGCAGGGTCATCAGAGTCACCCGGTCAAGCGACGGATCATAGGAGTCGAGGTCGGTAATCAGCGATATCTGCTCCAGGTACCCGGAAAGCGAACCGGCGGTGGCCGCATGCTCCTCCATTCCGGCCAGCAGCTGCTCGAGGTTGTCGAGCCGGTTGCGGGCCTCTTCCGTCTTCTCGGCCCGCAGCTGCGGGCCATAACCGGTCTCTTCAATCAGGTCGGCCGTCAGTTGCGGGAAATCCTGCGTTTCCAGCCGCGAAGCAAAATCTTCAATCAGCGCTACAAAAACAGCGACTTTTTTTGCCGCCGCAACCGGTAGCGCTTCTTTCTCGAGAGCAACTTTACAGGCGGAAAAAAAGCCGCCGGCTTCGGCCGTAAAGGCCGCAATTTTATCGACCGTTACGGCGCCGATACCACGCCCCGGAACATTGATAACCCGTTGCGCCGAAACAGAATCAGCCGGATTGACCAGCAATCGAAGATAGGCGAGAACGTCCTTGACCTCGAGGCGGGAATAAAACTTAACGCCGCCGAACATCACATACGGCAGATTGTGACTCCGTAATGACTCCTCGAGAACCCGCGACTGGGCGTTGGTTCGGTAAAAGATGGCGATATCGCGCAGATGCCGTCCGGACCGCTGCAGCCGCTTGATTTCCCGGGCGACAAAACGCCCCTCTTCGACATCATCGGGACAGGCCTCAATGGTCAGTTCCTCACCCTTCGGGTTCTCGGTCCAGAGCTCTTTTCCTTTGCGCCCTATATTTTTGTCGACCACCGCCTGAGCGGCGCCGAGAATGGTCTGCGACGAGCGGTAGTTCTGTTCAAGGCGGATAATCTTGCAGTCGGGAAAATCGGCCTCGAAACCAAGGATATTGCCGACCTCGGCACCCCGCCAGCTGTAAATCGACTGGTCGTCGTCACCGACCACGCAGAGGTTGCGGTGTTGCTCGGCCAGCAGCCGGACCAGGCGGTACTGGACCTTGTTGGTATCCTGGAATTCGTCAACCAGAACATAGCGGAAACGATCCTGCCAGTACTGCAGCGCCTCGGGAACCTCCTCAAACAGGCGCAGGGTCAACAAAAGCAGGTCATTGAAATCGAGCGCATTCGATTCCTGCAGCCGCTGTTGATACTGTTCGTAAACCGAGGCGATCAGCTTTGCGTAGTGATCATTGCGCGGCATCGCATCGGGATAAAGCCCCTTGTTCTTGGCCGAGTCGATAGCTATGGCTGCGGCCCGCGGCTTCAGCGACTTTTCCGGAACATGCATATCCTTGAGTAAATTTTTGAGGAGGCGCTCCTGGTCCTGATCGTCGTAGATGGTGAAATGCGAATCGTAGCCGATACGCTGTATATCCTGGCGCAGGATGCGAACACAGGCCGAATGGAAGGTCGAGACCCAGAGCCCTTCAGCTGAACCGAGCAGTTCCGCAACCCGTTCGCGCATCTCGCCGGCCGCCTTATTGGTGAAGGTAACCGCCAGTATCTGACGCGGGGCAACACCGTTTTCGCGAATCAGCCAGGCAACCCTCCGGGTCAGGGCCCTGGTTTTGCCGGAGCCGGCGCCGGCGAGAATCAGCAGTGGGCCGTCACAGGATTGAACCGCCTCCTGCTGGGGAGGATTGAGCCCGGTCAACAGGTCATTCATCGCCATCCTCTTCCAGGGTCCGGCTCATCAGCTCTTTATTGTACGCCGAGACCATGTCACGCCGGGAAACAATGCCGATCAATTTATTGCCATTCTCCTGCTTGACCACAGGCAGCTGTTCGATGTTGCGGTAACCGATCTTCTTCATCGCCGCATCAAGATCATCCGCAGCCGTCACCGTAATGACATCCAGGGTCGCCAGCTCCTTGACGACGATCAGGTCCATCAGATCCTTTTCAAAAACCACCCCCATGAAATCCTGGACCGAGATGATTCCGGTCATCTCCTTTTTGGCGTTAACCAGTGGAAAATTCGTGTGGCGGGTCGTGGCAATAAAATCAGCGAACTGGCCGAGGGTCATATGCTCGGGGATTGTTTCCGGTTTTGTATTCATTACATCGCCGACCCGGATCGATTTCATGATGTTGCGTTCCTTGCCCGACTCAAGATCGATCCCGGCCTTGGCCAGCTCAACCGTATCGAGACTCTCTTTTTTGAAGTGCCGGCAAACGGCAGTACCGATCACGCAACTGAGCATGATCGGTACAATCACCTCGTAAGAGTCGGTGATTTCAAACAACATGAAAATAGCGGTCATCGGAGCGTGGGTTGCTGCCGCCAGAAACGCCCCCATGCCGACAACCGCATAGGCGCCGGCTGAAAGCGACATCGCCGGGAAAATCATCTGCGCCAGCTTGCCGAAAGCCCCTCCAGTCACTGCGCCGAGATAAAGACAGGGGGCGAACAGCCCGCCCTGCAGACCGGACCCGAGAGTCAACGACGTCGCAATCATCTTGACGACAATCAGGGCCAGCAG
It includes:
- a CDS encoding ATP-dependent DNA helicase PcrA encodes the protein MNDLLTGLNPPQQEAVQSCDGPLLILAGAGSGKTRALTRRVAWLIRENGVAPRQILAVTFTNKAAGEMRERVAELLGSAEGLWVSTFHSACVRILRQDIQRIGYDSHFTIYDDQDQERLLKNLLKDMHVPEKSLKPRAAAIAIDSAKNKGLYPDAMPRNDHYAKLIASVYEQYQQRLQESNALDFNDLLLLTLRLFEEVPEALQYWQDRFRYVLVDEFQDTNKVQYRLVRLLAEQHRNLCVVGDDDQSIYSWRGAEVGNILGFEADFPDCKIIRLEQNYRSSQTILGAAQAVVDKNIGRKGKELWTENPKGEELTIEACPDDVEEGRFVAREIKRLQRSGRHLRDIAIFYRTNAQSRVLEESLRSHNLPYVMFGGVKFYSRLEVKDVLAYLRLLVNPADSVSAQRVINVPGRGIGAVTVDKIAAFTAEAGGFFSACKVALEKEALPVAAAKKVAVFVALIEDFASRLETQDFPQLTADLIEETGYGPQLRAEKTEEARNRLDNLEQLLAGMEEHAATAGSLSGYLEQISLITDLDSYDPSLDRVTLMTLHAAKGLEFPVVFMAGMEEGIFPHSRAGYGGDEFEEERRLCYVGMTRAMDKLYLTHARRRRIYGSYQYNPPSVFLADIPRTHLQKPAADGMQHAASNNLASVFESIGEQVAIDEPDDFVDDVRVVPDAEEGLRIGMNVRHVKFGVGVVRRIEVQGDNQKVIVYFQRIGPKKLLLKFAGLEPA